The following proteins are encoded in a genomic region of Primulina huaijiensis isolate GDHJ02 chromosome 3, ASM1229523v2, whole genome shotgun sequence:
- the LOC140972829 gene encoding serine/threonine-protein phosphatase PP2A-2 catalytic subunit has product MSADLAAASTHGNLDEQIDQLMQCKPLSEPEVRTLCDKAKEILMTESNVQPVKSPVTICGDIHGQFHDLAELFRIGGKCPDTNYLFMGDYVDRGYYSVETVTLLVALKVRYPERITILRGNHESRQITQVYGFYDECLRKYGNANVWKTFTDLFDYFPLTALVESEIFCLHGGLSPSIETLDNIRNFDRVQEVPHEGPMCDLLWSDPDDRCGWGISPRGAGYTFGQDISEQFNHTNNLKLIARAHQLVMEGYNWAHEQKVVTIFSAPNYCYRCGNMASILEVDDGREHTFIQFEPAPRRGEPDVTRRTPDYFL; this is encoded by the exons ATGAGCGCGGATCTGGCAGCTGCGAGCACGCATGGAAATCTGGACGAACAGATTGATCAGCTTATGCAGTGCAAGCCTTTGTCTGAGCCCGAG GTTAGGACCTTATGCGATAAGGCTAAAGAGATACTAATGACAGAAAGCAATGTCCAG CCTGTAAAAAGCCCTGTGACAATTTGTGGTGATATTCATGGACAATTTCATGATCTTGCTGAACTCTTCCGAATCGGAGGGAAG TGCCCGGACACAAATTATCTGTTTATGGGAGATTATGTTGATCGGGGCTACTATTCGGTTGAAACTGTAACT CTTCTAGTAGCACTAAAAGTGCGTTATCCAGAACGGATCACAATTCTCAGAGGAAATCATGAAAGTAGACAG ataACTCAAGTCTACGGGTTTTATGATGAATGCCTGCGAAA ATATGGGAATGCTAATGTATGGAAGACATTCACGGATCTGTTTGATTATTTCCCTCTGACTGCCTTG GTTGAATCAGAAATATTTTGTCTGCATGGTGGACTATCTCCCTCTATCGAAACCCTTGATAATATAAGAAACTTTGATCGTGTTCAAGAAGTACCACATGAAGGTCCAATGTGTGATTTGTTGTGGTCTGATCCTGATGATCGCTGTGGTTGGGGCATCTCCCCTCGCGGTGCTGGATACACTTTTGGCCAG GACATATCAGAGCAATTCAATCACACCAATAATTTGAAGCTTATTGCTAGAGCTCATCAGCTAGTTATGGAGGGGTACAATTGGGCCCAT GAACAAAAGGTCGTCACTATTTTTAGTGCTCCAAATTATTGTTATCGTTGCGGAAATATGGCGTCCATTTTGGAAGTTGATGATGGCAGAGAGCACACATTTATCCAG tTTGAGCCAGCTCCTAGGAGAGGAGAGCCTGACGTAACTCGAAGAACACCAGATTATTTCTTGTGA
- the LOC140972828 gene encoding chromo domain protein LHP1-like produces the protein MKGGKRSSSADPVQSPYPPSPPTPTDFSDGGDATEVVEEKEGPRSEEGSDKFEAAEEALEEREGEDEDSGAEKDYEPSETFYIAEVDTEEAEGDRVKLAEGYYEIESVRRKRVRKGQVQYLIKWRGWSEAANTWEPLDNLLQCSDIIDAYEESLKTGKSRPTRKRKRQTGITHAQIKKKQHFPKQKLPKRQQSPAAATYNVPSHVVRISEDPISFTRLNDFSSIHNSWETYVSSGNSIEVSKGINENGARIVSVERGEEKELNELNLKLCELKGATTISMEDAKRIAITPEEGQPKGGDILPNGSSKADAVDTYQSGRCTGAKKRKSGSVKRFKQDLTSYSMNGAQNAVAICAAIEPMVVQHSDFLGSYTNCQNKYADSKTTCSIAQIIKPISYKASISNNIQEVLVAFEAMRSDGSKVTVDNKFLKANNPLLLIDFYEKHLRYSPTR, from the exons ATGAAAGGTGGGAAAAGGAGCAGCAGTGCTGACCCCGTACAATCCCCCTACCCACCCTCACCTCCCACCCCAACCGACTTCAGCGACGGTGGCGATGCGACTGAGGTGGTGGAGGAGAAAGAGGGTCCCCGTAGTGAAGAGGGGAGCGACAAATTCGAAGCTGCTGAAGAAGCTCTCGAAGAGAGAGAAGGAGAAGACGAGGATTCGGGAGCTGAGAAAGATTACGAACCGTCGGAAACCTTTTATATTGCAGAGGTGGACACGGAGGAGGCCGAGGGTGATAGGGTGAAGCTTGCTGAGGGATACTATGAGATTGAGAGCGTCCGCAGAAAGCGCGTCCGGAAG GGTCAAGTTCAGTATCTCATTAAATG GCGAGGCTGGTCGGAGGCAGCAAATACATGGGAACCTCTGGATAACTTGTTGCAATGTTCAGATATTATTGATGCATATGAAGAAAG TTTGAAAACCGGAAAAAGTAGGCCAACACGCAAGAGGAAGCGCCAAACTGGCATTACTCATGCTCAGATTAAGAAAAAGCAGCATTTTCCGAAGCAGAAGTTGCCGAAGCGGCAGCAATCCCCTGCAGCCGCCACTTATAATGTGCCTTCTCATGTTGTCAGGATCTCTGAGGATCCTATTTCCTTCACCAGGCTGAATGACTTTAGCAGCATACATAATAGTTGGGAGACATATGTAAGCAGTGGAAACAGCATTGAAGTGTCCAAGGGAATAAATGAGAATGGTGCGAGAATAGTTTCTGTTGAGAGAGGAGAAGAAAAGGAGCTAAATGAGTTGAATTTGAAGCTTTGTGAACTGAAGGGAGCAACGACCATCAGCATGGAAGACGCTAAGAGGATTGCTATTACTCCTGAGGAAGGTCAACCGAAAGGAGGAGATATACTGCCAAATGGATCGAGTAAAGCTGATGCTGTGGACACTTACCAATCAGGTCGTTGTACCGGGGCCAAAAAGAGGAAATCTGGTTCAGTCAAGAGGTTCAAGCAAGATCTAACATCATACTCCATGAATGGTGCACAGAATGCAGTAGCAATATGTGCTGCAATAGAACCTATGGTTGTTCAACATTCAGATTTTCTGGGGAGTTATACAAATTGCCAGAATAAGTATGCTGATTCCAAAACAACATGCTCCATTGCTCAGATTATCAAACCCATAAGCTACAAAGCTTCCATATCAAACAACATCCAAGAAGTCTTGGTAGCCTTTGAGGCAATGAG GTCTGATGGATCTAAAGTTACTGTGGataacaaatttttgaaagccAACAATCCCCTCTTG CTGATAGACTTTTATGAGAAACATTTGAGGTATAGTCCAACACGATGA
- the LOC140972023 gene encoding protein SOSEKI 1-like isoform X2 — protein METQGIGAEVRRLDVVYFLSRKGRIEHPHLIRIHHLSRNGVRLRDVKRWLGDLRGKDMPESFSWSYKRRYKTGYVWQDLFDDDLITPISDNEYVVKGSEISSAIINRDFACTQKKSAIQKDKQPAKDQKTDENQSHSSETSSHVPRRSSSEIEEESLFFGSETSTLTDDSTKLEMEKNSDTAVHKQQVKKPETLETSLTSDDYKLKINKKDKSRSNRVKISEKISATPADSSNNSSKARFTKSKSYSTGASNIFRNLMSCGASSTNDSAVVMINKQKNYPLLNMCSSDQRNVDSSQICKRDKLGDSHRIYGTPKLTQSQWSGRKSCDGVMDSTKNKIEFKDQRVPCAANFKPINWPNCSIS, from the exons ATGGAGACACAAGGGATCGGGGCGGAAGTGAGGCGGCTCGATGTTGTCTACTTTCTTAGCCGAAAGGGGCGTATCGAACACCCTCATCTCATTCGAATCCATCATCTTTCAAGAAATGGGGTTCGGTTGCGAG ACGTTAAGAGATGGCTGGGAGATTTGCGTGGAAAAGACATGCCAGAATCTTTTTCTTGGTCATACAAGAG GAGATATAAGACCGGCTATGTGTGGCAAGATTTATTTGATGATGATCTTATTACTCCAATCTCAGACAATGAATATGTTGTCAAAGGATCAGAGATTTCTTCAGCTATTATCAACAGAG ACTTTGCATGCACTCAGAAAAAATCTGCAATTCAAAAAGATAAACAACCAGCAAAAGATCAAAAAACAGACGAAAACCAAAGCCATTCATCAGAAACTTCGTCACATGTCCCAAGAAGATCTTCATCCGAAATCGAAGAAGAATCCCTCTTCTTTGGCTCCGAGACATCCACATTGACGGATGACTCTACAAAACTTGAAATGGAGAAGAACTCAGACACAGCAGTACACAAGCAACAAGTGAAAAAACCCGAAACACTGGAGACTTCATTGACTTCCGACGACTACAAGCTCAAGATCAACAAGAAAGACAAGAGCAGAAGCAATAGAGTTAAGATCAGTGAAAAGATTAGTGCCACACCAGCTGATTCATCCAACAATTCCTCCAAGGCTCGTTTTACGAAAAGCAAGAGCTACTCTACTGGTGCATCAAACATCTTTCGGAACTTGATGAGTTGCGGTGCTTCGAGTACTAATGATTCAGCAGTGGTGATGATCAATAAGCAAAAAAATTACCCTTTATTGAATATGTGTTCTAGTGATCAAAGAAATGTTGATTCATCACAAATATGCAAAAGGGATAAGCTTGGAGACTCTCATAGGATCTATGGGACTCCTAAATTGACTCAATCCCAATGGAGCGGCAG GAAGAGTTGCGATGGGGTGATGGATTCAACAAAGAACAAGATTGAATTCAAAGATCAAAGGGTGCCTTGTGCTGCTAATTTCAAACCTATTAATTGGCCAAATTGCTC GATTTCATAA
- the LOC140974623 gene encoding non-specific lipid-transfer protein 8-like, with amino-acid sequence MEQSSIPIVPSLAAAFLIILYVVLPSSEAAISCSDVIMDMQPCVNYLISGIGPPPAPCCAGVSNLASTATTTTDKQTACTCLKNASRNINLKPELAKSLPENCGISLPFAVSPDVDCSE; translated from the coding sequence ATGGAACAATCTTCAATACCGATAGTTCCTTCCCTAGCCGCAGCTTTCTTGATCATACTCTATGTTGTACTTCCATCTTCCGAAGCTGCGATTTCGTGCAGTGACGTGATAATGGACATGCAGCCCTGTGTCAACTACTTGATTAGTGGCATCGGACCGCCACCGGCCCCTTGCTGTGCAGGCGTATCGAATCTTGCTTCAACTGCCACAACCACAACAGATAAGCAGACTGCTTGTACCTGTCTTAAGAATGCTTCCAGGAACATTAATCTGAAGCCCGAGCTTGCTAAATCCCTTCCAGAGAATTGCGGGATTTCGTTGCCATTTGCTGTTTCGCCAGATGTTGATTGCTCCGAGTAA
- the LOC140972023 gene encoding protein SOSEKI 1-like isoform X1: protein METQGIGAEVRRLDVVYFLSRKGRIEHPHLIRIHHLSRNGVRLRDVKRWLGDLRGKDMPESFSWSYKRRYKTGYVWQDLFDDDLITPISDNEYVVKGSEISSAIINRDFACTQKKSAIQKDKQPAKDQKTDENQSHSSETSSHVPRRSSSEIEEESLFFGSETSTLTDDSTKLEMEKNSDTAVHKQQVKKPETLETSLTSDDYKLKINKKDKSRSNRVKISEKISATPADSSNNSSKARFTKSKSYSTGASNIFRNLMSCGASSTNDSAVVMINKQKNYPLLNMCSSDQRNVDSSQICKRDKLGDSHRIYGTPKLTQSQWSGRKSCDGVMDSTKNKIEFKDQRVPCAANFKPINWPNCSQCGKPFKPEKLHVHMKSCRAIKSNSKEAANSPASKIKI from the exons ATGGAGACACAAGGGATCGGGGCGGAAGTGAGGCGGCTCGATGTTGTCTACTTTCTTAGCCGAAAGGGGCGTATCGAACACCCTCATCTCATTCGAATCCATCATCTTTCAAGAAATGGGGTTCGGTTGCGAG ACGTTAAGAGATGGCTGGGAGATTTGCGTGGAAAAGACATGCCAGAATCTTTTTCTTGGTCATACAAGAG GAGATATAAGACCGGCTATGTGTGGCAAGATTTATTTGATGATGATCTTATTACTCCAATCTCAGACAATGAATATGTTGTCAAAGGATCAGAGATTTCTTCAGCTATTATCAACAGAG ACTTTGCATGCACTCAGAAAAAATCTGCAATTCAAAAAGATAAACAACCAGCAAAAGATCAAAAAACAGACGAAAACCAAAGCCATTCATCAGAAACTTCGTCACATGTCCCAAGAAGATCTTCATCCGAAATCGAAGAAGAATCCCTCTTCTTTGGCTCCGAGACATCCACATTGACGGATGACTCTACAAAACTTGAAATGGAGAAGAACTCAGACACAGCAGTACACAAGCAACAAGTGAAAAAACCCGAAACACTGGAGACTTCATTGACTTCCGACGACTACAAGCTCAAGATCAACAAGAAAGACAAGAGCAGAAGCAATAGAGTTAAGATCAGTGAAAAGATTAGTGCCACACCAGCTGATTCATCCAACAATTCCTCCAAGGCTCGTTTTACGAAAAGCAAGAGCTACTCTACTGGTGCATCAAACATCTTTCGGAACTTGATGAGTTGCGGTGCTTCGAGTACTAATGATTCAGCAGTGGTGATGATCAATAAGCAAAAAAATTACCCTTTATTGAATATGTGTTCTAGTGATCAAAGAAATGTTGATTCATCACAAATATGCAAAAGGGATAAGCTTGGAGACTCTCATAGGATCTATGGGACTCCTAAATTGACTCAATCCCAATGGAGCGGCAG GAAGAGTTGCGATGGGGTGATGGATTCAACAAAGAACAAGATTGAATTCAAAGATCAAAGGGTGCCTTGTGCTGCTAATTTCAAACCTATTAATTGGCCAAATTGCTC gCAATGTGGGAAGCCTTTCAAGCCAGAAAAGCTTCATGTGCACATGAAATCTTGCAGGGCTATCAAATCAAACTCCAAGGAAGCTGCAAACTCTCCTGCTTCGAAGATCAAGATTTAG